A genomic stretch from Acidimicrobiales bacterium includes:
- a CDS encoding DUF3152 domain-containing protein, translating to MTRPRALVIALALVVAACGSSDLAIAPATTRPPATTASTAPPTSEPPSTSTSTTSTSTTSTSTTSTSTTSTSTTVATPPSLSIDGSPMVRFSVDVGEGVDVDRDEFARFVVETLGDARSWVGRGAGFELLDEGGDFTMIVALPDDVDRMCAPLQTNGRYSCARNGWIAFNSLRWFGATDDWPSDLETYRRYLVNHEVGHYIVGPAHEECPGDGEIAPVMMQQTKGLDGCVANGWVDPDASTG from the coding sequence ATGACCCGACCCCGGGCGCTCGTGATCGCGCTGGCCCTGGTGGTCGCCGCGTGCGGGTCATCCGACCTCGCGATCGCCCCGGCGACGACGCGGCCACCCGCCACCACCGCATCCACGGCACCGCCGACCTCGGAGCCGCCATCGACCAGCACGTCCACGACCAGTACGTCCACGACCAGCACCTCCACGACCAGCACCTCCACGACCAGTACCTCCACGACCGTGGCAACGCCGCCGAGTTTGTCGATCGACGGTTCGCCGATGGTGCGCTTCTCCGTCGACGTGGGCGAGGGCGTCGACGTGGACCGTGACGAGTTCGCCCGGTTCGTCGTCGAGACACTGGGCGATGCGCGCAGCTGGGTCGGCCGCGGCGCCGGCTTCGAGCTGCTCGACGAGGGCGGCGACTTCACCATGATCGTCGCCCTGCCCGACGACGTCGACCGCATGTGCGCGCCGTTGCAGACCAACGGCCGGTACTCGTGCGCCCGCAACGGATGGATCGCGTTCAACTCGCTCCGCTGGTTCGGCGCAACCGACGACTGGCCGTCGGACCTCGAGACCTACCGTCGGTACCTCGTCAATCACGAGGTCGGCCACTACATCGTCGGCCCCGCCCACGAGGAGTGTCCCGGCGACGGGGAGATCGCCCCGGTGATGATGCAACAGACCAAGGGACTCGACGGATGTGTGGCAAACGGATGGGTCGATCCCGATGCCTCGACGGGATGA
- a CDS encoding acetyl-CoA C-acyltransferase, which translates to MAETVILTGARTPIGRFNGGLSGFSGTALGGLAIAEALRRAGIDGDRVDYAYMGQVVQAAAGQVPARQAAFAGGIPLTVPSTGLNKACPSGLNAIQQAHRMIALGEAEIVVAGGMESMTQAPYLLVNGRSGYGYGNATLPDALTYDGLYCSFEQELMGAGTERHAAEAGIGRDAMDAVSAASHDRAARAQKDGLFDDEIVPVEIPQRKGDLIVLKDDEGIRVGTTAESLGALRAAFAEGGNVTAGNASQLSDGGAAVVVTTKSVADELGVEPLAEIIDYAEIAGPDTSLLTQPSRATARALERAGMQLGDVDLFEFNEAFAAVSIASMADLGLPDDVVNVNGGAIALGHPIGMSGTRLAITLAYELKRRGGGIGAAALCGGGGQGDAMLIRVR; encoded by the coding sequence GTGGCCGAGACCGTCATCCTCACCGGCGCCCGCACACCGATCGGCAGATTCAACGGTGGCCTCTCGGGGTTCAGCGGTACCGCCCTCGGGGGCCTGGCCATCGCCGAAGCCCTCCGTCGCGCCGGCATCGACGGCGACCGGGTCGACTACGCCTACATGGGGCAGGTGGTGCAGGCCGCCGCCGGCCAGGTGCCCGCCCGTCAGGCCGCGTTCGCCGGCGGGATCCCGTTGACGGTTCCGTCGACCGGCCTCAACAAGGCCTGCCCGTCGGGGCTCAACGCGATCCAGCAGGCCCACCGCATGATCGCGCTCGGAGAAGCCGAGATCGTCGTCGCCGGCGGCATGGAATCGATGACCCAGGCGCCCTATCTGCTCGTGAACGGCCGCAGCGGCTACGGCTACGGCAACGCCACGCTGCCCGACGCTCTCACCTACGACGGCCTCTACTGCTCCTTCGAGCAGGAACTCATGGGGGCCGGAACGGAGCGCCACGCGGCCGAGGCCGGTATCGGCCGCGACGCGATGGATGCCGTCTCCGCCGCCTCACACGATCGAGCCGCCCGGGCCCAGAAGGACGGCCTCTTCGACGACGAGATCGTTCCCGTCGAGATCCCTCAGCGCAAGGGAGATCTCATCGTGTTGAAGGACGACGAGGGCATCCGGGTCGGCACCACGGCCGAGTCACTCGGCGCCCTCCGCGCCGCCTTCGCCGAGGGCGGCAACGTGACCGCCGGCAATGCGTCGCAGCTGTCCGACGGCGGCGCCGCCGTGGTGGTCACCACGAAGTCGGTGGCCGACGAGCTCGGTGTCGAACCGCTGGCCGAGATCATCGACTACGCGGAGATCGCCGGCCCCGACACCTCGCTGCTCACCCAACCGAGCCGGGCGACCGCCCGGGCCCTCGAGCGGGCGGGGATGCAGCTCGGCGACGTCGACCTCTTCGAGTTCAACGAGGCGTTCGCGGCCGTGTCCATCGCGTCGATGGCCGACCTCGGGCTGCCCGACGACGTGGTCAACGTCAACGGCGGCGCGATCGCCCTCGGCCACCCCATCGGCATGAGCGGCACCCGCCTCGCCATCACCCTCGCCTACGAGTTGAAGCGCCGGGGTGGCGGCATCGGCGCCGCCGCGTTGTGCGGTGGCGGTGGCCAGGGCGACGCCATGTTGATCCGCGTGCGCTGA